The sequence CTAATAagaattaaaaaatgaagaaatatgTATTTGATATAGCTTATAATCAATAAATCTATGTCTGTGTACTCGTGCGCAAGCAAGTGCATGCATATGAAATTGACTATttgtaaacaataataataataatttctcggCAGTTGTCTTATGTTAGTCTTATCTACAGGTCTCCAAAACACCCCACAGCTTTCCAGCAGAAAACCCACTGTTTTGCGCTAAATCGGAACAGCAATCTGCAGGAAACTCAGGCTTTCCCAGGATAAAGAAGCAGGGCAGACAGAAGTGTGGATGATCCCACAAACAGtaaaaatatgcacacacacaaacacacaccccacaactCACTGCCTTCCAAAGGCCTatagaaacagaaatgttttggcCTTCTGCCTAACAACAAACAGTGATAGCGCCAGGCACGCTTCCCAACATGCATTCCATAAAAAGAGATCTATCACTGAGAAAGCCCACACTCATATTGCCATCCTCTGTATTTTCCTCAGGAGACAcatggagaaaggcctctggttatAAATCATACGATCACAGGAAATTATTGAGGTACTGTAAGGCTTTATAGCTCCAAAACACCACTTTGAAATGAGCTCTGTCTCTCTTTCAACAAAGATTCCCATGCAGGGTGGCCAAGGTAGTTTCTGTGCCTAAAGTGAACCTAAACCCTGActgaaatggattttaaaaattgatctCATCCAAGAAAGCCTGGATCTGGACAGCAACCACCTTCATGGGAACTTTGCATTGTAAAGAGATTGGAAAgactggaaagaaaagaaaaaatgtaagAACCTAGAGGAGGAGATCAGAATACTACCATAAACACAGCAgaaaatggaaacagcaggaaactgGGCATACAGAACTGGGCATGAATTAAAGGATATATAATGAGGGGAAATATGGAATATTAATCCAATATGTGATCACAGTGGATAAATTTTAACATGGATATGGATGGAAGAATTTATTATTACTCAATGCATAGGAATAGTGATGGGAATTAATGGAAGTAAAGttaattactaataataataacaaattggGAATCCCTCTTGGACTTTTCATGGGGAAGATAAATAAATTATTCTGAGACACCTTGACTTCAAAGAAATATTGCCCAACAGAAAGTGGTGAAGACGAATGTTAACATGGACTGAATGTTTCAAATAACCTTTTTTAATGTAACCAGAAGATGGAAAATTAGAAGCTCTTTTTATCTATCTTTTGTGTTTCTTTCCCTtttgtctttttccttttctttatcttcttattCTCtcgttctttcctttctcctttctttctttctttctttctttctttcatttcatttttattttgaagtCCTATGTTTAGGACCTTTGTTAAAGTTCAGGGATTAAGTAGTCGTGGGAATGATGGATGGTTGATGGAGGACCTTGGGTGGGTCCTCCACAGTGAGAGGCTGGGAGGGAAAAGGATGATTCCTGGGAGTGACTGCTACCCTCTTTAGCTGGTGGGGGCTGAGAATCACCTCTAGGAGAGGACTCTGTATTCTACTCGTTCTGCTTGTAATTTTTGTAGCTGTTATTTTCTGTATtgtgaaaaactttaataaaattatagatatagatatggatTGTATTCTTTGTTGCTGTTTCTTGTGTACTGGGAGGAAACCCATCTCAGTGGTTTTTTCATTCATGGCCACCAGGATTCAGGATGAGGAACTGGGTGGGGGAAAGACTAGCTAACTCCATTGTTCTTTTTCTGCTCTGTTATTCAAGCAGgcatttgtactgtttggctggCAACCTCGACCCCATTCCCAGATGCTGAGAGGCATCCAATGACTGAAGAAATGGTCTTTGAATGTAATGAGGGGTCTTTGACTCTGGTTTACTCTGTTCTTAGCTACATTGGCTTCTTGGACATTGTCAGTTTTTTTGTGATGTTCAGGTTAAGTGTCAATGTAAGTGTcaatttattttgaatttttaattGTAATGAAATCAAATGAGTCACACATTGGAAATACCTGTCCTGGGATAGTGTCTAGTATCCAAAagggggtgggtgtgggtgtttcaGTCCAAAGGAGAATAATGTCATTATGGCTATTTTCCTCAGCTTGAAAATCCCAACCAATGGGAACTTTCACCAGCAATTTCACTGTGGGCACAAATCCACCTCCTTGATGTTCCATGGGGCTAAAGGCTTTTATGGAAAATAAGTATCACCGTGGATTTTGACCACATTTGACAGCAATCTCAGTGCAGAATGGATATTCAGTCTAGGCTCTTTATTTAGAGGCTCTGAAAGAACTGCTGCAGAGGCAAGTGGCATGTAACtcacatacatacaaacacatacataaataaagcaataacctctcttaaatatatagtgccgtgataaagcaataaaatattgGTGTGTCGTCCTTTTAAAGTTCTTTCTTTCAAACTGTTAACACAAAATCTTGTTTTGTGCTTCACTCTCAGTACTAAAACCAATTCTCTTTCAGTTGCTTCAGTTCTGGAGCAATCTTCCTAAAATGGCTTCCTGTGGTAATAGCTccataaagaaaaggaaacatgCATAGCCTTTGTAACAGATCCACACTCATACTCTATTTCTGAACTTCTTTTCTTAGTCATTCCAAAACCTACTGCCCCTTGTTTTCTAACTCAGTAAAAGAAAAAACTTCTCTTCAGAATATGtaacaaacacattttctttAGTGATTCCACAGGGCAATTCTAGCTTTGGCAATAATTACCTTGATTATCAACATAACTGTATTTAATTCTGAAGCTTCTCAAAACCCCAGAGCCAGTAGCCATTTAGAGCTAGGGAGGGGGGCTGGGAACAGGTGATGATTCTGCATACTTCACATTATATAAAATAAGAATCAGATCTATCAGACTAAGTTCTTGCAATTTTTAAATCTTGAATCTACCATTCAAGTCAGATAGACATAATTATAGAGAGTCTAATGACAGTGCTTATTTGCTAAAGAAAAGTGTTGCTAAAGAAAATAGGGGGGAACTGTAGAGTCAAGATTTCTGCTCACTTTTGTGATGACAGCTGCAGTGTTCTTGCTGCTGGTACTTCTTCCTCGTGTGGTATGTGACATTCACAGTGTTCAATGTAGGGACCGTAATCCCCACCCGCCACTTCAAAAGTATCATAAGTCCGGAAGCCTTATCCTTGGTGGCATTGCTTCTCAGGCTCGCTTGGTTTCCAACTCATTCATCTTCGAAGAAGAACCCCCTTCAGCTTCAACAGAAGAGCTTGtgtaaggatttttttaaaaaaataatcttgctTTATTCCACCAGGAtaatcagaatacagtggtacctcgggttaagaacttaattcgttctggaggtccgttcttaacctgaaactgttctttacctgaggtagctaatggggcctcccgctgccactgcactgctgccacacgatttctgttctcatcctgaagcaaagttcttaacctgaggtactatttctgggttagcagagtctgtaacctgaagagtctgtaacccaaggtaccactgtataagaaattaCTGGAGCTACAGAACACTGTCTTGTTCCTTTGGGGTGTAGAAAATGTTAAGGTGATAAAGAGAACACTGAAGAAAAGAAGCTCTCTTTACTCCACATGTTAAAAGAATGGGCACACTTTTCAAAGCTACCCTACttcttctttattaattttctttGTCCTTCCACATCCACTCCTTTATTccagtcttttctttctttaactaCATAAGGCAAACCCTTCTGATACAGAATTCATCTCTCATTCTAGCATTGTGCCTAAGAACTACCAACACATTCTGGCCTTGGAGTACGCGGTGAAGGAAATCAATGAAAACTCACAGCTCTTACCTAATGTCACCTTGggtttccacatctatgacagctatttaAGTGCAAAGTGGACCTATCATGCTACTTTGATACTTACATCAAATCCAGACAGGTTTGTTCCCAATTACAGGTGTGGTGTCCAGAATAGCCTGACAGCAGTCATTGGGGGACTGGATTCCGAAATCTCCCTTTACATTGCAACAATCTTGGATATctataagattccacaggtatgTTTTTAGTGGAGTATAGCATTCTACctactttatttttctttctgctttctttcttttttaaaaaaatatttattagcattttcaagaaacacacaacagacaaaaacaagaaataaacgaaccaaaaaaaacacacaaaagtacATAGTATTCAAAACtaaggaaaaaatagaaaaaacacataaagtttctgatacttattattcttaaccttatttctcagacctcctcacacctccccttcttgtattccaatttaaattgtcagttcagcaagtccttaacttatttctttaccttaacttaaacatttgttctaacatactattgttttgctttacttcttttttccatttcctcaatttatttttaacagccttattttcaattaatttaaaaagagaaaaaaaaaaccagttttaccctattaatatcacacatcaatacttataccccattaattattcttaaacctttttcctaaagtcgaccaaaatttcccttccacgatttacccaatttccttaccattaacaaaatataaaaagcaaattatccttctgtaccctttggattcccaacctccacccacccttttcccggttctagtccccaaccaatatccatcagtctttatgttattaatttagcctggagatctcacgtccgaggcccttgtatctctctcagttcctttctgccggtctctttgatagtccttgatgttaagccccaagtctcggaggggctccggcccaacagaatccatgttgcttccagccagtcctccatacttaaaagcaaagcctatggggtgctccaactcttgtttcaaatttctttcaaatccaaatgtccccaaagctccagctttcaccttcaacaaatttgtaatcctcaggtcttcagatctcctccaaaggggatctctccattttccaaactcccattcagaccaggctttccacatccagtttttattgtccttttttatcatcatgtcaggcctcatattgtaactctcctttaactcctgcaaatctcctgctcctccttcattttcttcaaaaacagcatattgctccatcatatctacactttcagtttcatttatttgttcagttgaacaggcttcctgtttcaagtccttatcaggctctaaactgttgtttactgtccagtatagtagtgatacctttgtagacaaagcattgtattcatcttgcaagtttcccaagagaacgagtgctctgtccagttctgcttggaatttacatactccaaccatttttgtgatgtaatgtccctattacccctctagggggattttagatccttaatgttcctttcaactcaaaaccaaaagtccagttattttgtatcagccttccttattttcaacaagttataccaagtaaaccagcaaaaacggtAGAAACggtagaaacaatgttctctttttccagctgacaactagctgactaacagctcacttgacagctgtcaaaatcttcaatgcaacaggctttctcataggacgttcccgggtctcggggggggtgaaatttcagctcccaaaattctttttatcctccagtaaatcttcttatagtgtcaaaaccgtgaagtcaggatctttcattgaaaaacaagaaacagattctctcgaccttagctgcccagtcctttgctttaaattgtttacaaagagggggggtggacttcctttttagccccttcccgctcgttccaaatccagaattagaaatttttaaagttccaatctccgtattactcacgggtttatgttttggagtccaatcagtcttggaagaagttggcgctctctgtcaatggcttgcggcttcactccgtaggcgagggagtactctcagcaccacgcctcaccctgcctccgttccgaagcctttaaaaaggctccgtcgcggattgggggggcgcaaatggtgcccgccgggtctctgtgttcacaggcatccgcgcctgtgattttaagggtctccgcttcgccgcagcgggcagacccagacgctacggagctgattccctccggagctcggagggaatccaccattaaacaatggcgccaacccggaagtcctttcaTATAGATATTTATTTATGACCGTCTTGTGCTGGCTATGAAAAACATTCTTCATGAACATTCATTTCATATATAGCTTGATTCCTGCTGAAACTCTGATCATCTGATACCAATGAACTTTTTATCTACATACCTAGGTCCACACTCTGAGAGCCAAACTTAACCTGTGTATGTTTAACAAACAAAGTGCCTACCTGCTTGGCTATAAAATAAGGGAGGGGagtctgtttttttctttatcaaatggactggacttaatcatccaggggtcctttacctttatcaaatCCTACTTATCTCATGGGGCTTAGTTCTGATTAGACATGGATAGGACTGTGTTGATAAACTATAATTTTcccttttcctctttcgaggtgcggctaacagattgaggttgaatgctgacaagacagaagtactgttttggggggatggggggaaggtgggtatggaggactccctggtcctgaatggagtaactgtgcccctgaaggaccaggtgctcagccttggagtcattttggactcacagctgtccatggaggcgcaggtcaattctgtgtccagggctccatctggtacgcaggctgtgaccctacctgcctgcagattgTCTCGCCagcgtggtgcatgctctagttctcACCTGCTtcaactactgcaatgcgctctgcgtggggctacctttgaaggtgacccagaaactgcaactaatccagaatgcggcagcaagactggtgaccactgagaccacataacaccggtcctcaaagacctacattggctcccagtatgtttctgagcacaattcaaagtgttggtgctaacctttaaagccctaaacagtctcggccctgtatacctaaaggagcgtctccacccccagcgTTCACCCCCGACActaaggtccagtgccaagggccttctggtggttccctcactgaaagaagggaggttacagggaaccaggcagagggcctcctcggtggtggcacccgccctgtggaacaccctcccaccagatgtcaatgaaataaacaactactgtacctgtcttttagaagacatctgaaggaggatgtgagggcgatctggctgcaacatctgtcaccccattgatcgccagggtagaagacatctgaaggcagccctgtatagggaagtttttgatgtttgaagttttattctttttaatattccattgggagctgcccagagtggctggggaaacccagccagatgggcaaggtataaataataaatttattattattattattattgttgttgttgttgttgttgttgttattagcagtagcagcagcagctatggcccttcccctacaGTTCCCCAAAAACCAGAGGTTCCCAGAATTACGTGTGCAGGTGAGGAGGCTATTTTATCCCAGATCTCAATGGCCATaggaaatgtgcttttaaatttcTGCAGTTCACCTTCTCCTCCCTATTTTTCTCAAAGCGCAGAAGAGAAAATTGTTGCACCTGAGTTTCCCCCAAAGAGCAACATTTCCAGCAAGGCAACTGTGGTTTTAAGACATGCTTCAGAGAATCATGTGTGGCAGTGAGGAGGTTTTCTTATCCTCCACTATCAACACCCATCCCATGTAAAATGTACTTGTGAACTCTAACACCTTCCCCTGTCCCCTTCCTGCATAACCCTTTCATTCAGGTCTCTACTTTTCTCCAACATCTATTCTATCACTGGAGTCTAATGCAGATCTCTGTTCAACCTTGAACTCACTAGATGACCATAGGCTGCCTCCTGCTCCCTAAATATTAAATTCCTATCTCTATCATGCAAACAAAGACATTCACTTATCTTGGAGGAGAGTTATAACTATTAATTTAATGTGCATTCCTTTTAATACTTGCAAGTGGCATGTTTATTATTGTCTTTCTCCCCCATTATTAATATCTGCCTAGCTCATATATGGTTCTGCTCCAGTGATGAATGATAAGACCCCAGGCCTTTCCTTCTACCAGATGGCACCTCAGGAAGGCCAACAGTACATGGGGATTCTCTCTTTGTTGCTGCATTTTAGATGGACGTGGATTGGGCTAGTTGTTATGGATAATGACAATGGCGAAAAATTTGTGCAAATTGTAGTTCCTCTGTTTTCCAAGAATGGTGTGTGTTTTGCCTTCCTAGAAAGAATCCCTGGTTTTAGTTTTGTCTCTGAAACTAATGACATGATAAATCAGGGGGCAAAAATACATGATAAAGTGATGAGCAGCAAAGCCAACATTGTGGTGGCCTATGGAGAATCTTATTCCATGACAATGTTCAGATGGCTTCCATATATATCAGGGCTCGAACACATGAGAAATAAACCAAAGGGTACAGTATGGATAACAACAGCACAAGTGGAATTCACTTCACTGGCCTATCAAAGAAACTGGGAGACAGATTTATTCAATGGAGctctgtccttcaaaattcactccAGTAATGTACCTAGTTTCCCCCAATTTGTTGCAAGCAGAATCCCATTTAGCAGAACAGAAGATGGTTTTATTACAGCATTCTGGAAACAGGCATTTGGATGTGAGTTTCCAAATATTGTTGTGGACAATATAAATGGAGATATTTGTACAGGGCAGGAGAAGATGGAGAGCCTTCCGGGAACCTATTTTGAATTAACCATGACTGgtcacagctacagcatctacaatgctgtctatgctgtggcCCATGCTTTACAAGATATGTCCTCATCTGTACCCAAACGGAGAGGAATGGTGGATGAAAGAGGACCAAAGCTTCAAAATCAACAGCTGTGGCAGGTACTGGATTCAAAATCCTTCATTTGGCATCACACTGTATATTGGATGTTTTTCTCTCCCAATTCTTACTGTGCTaacattttcttcttccttccacatTGACAGCATATAATAGTCCCTATGTCAATCTGCTATTCTGTTTTAATGTTTGTGGTTTGTTAATTTACTATATGTACATTGTACTAATTTTTGCAGATTCATGTACAAGTCCTTCATGCAATCTCTTTGTCATCAAGAATGAGCATGTCTTCCATAACCCTTTTCCCACACAAATATGCaaagttgttttgctgctgccatTGAACCTTAATCTGAAAGACCCCAATGCAGCCCTTTCTAAAGTCTTACCTTTTCTCTTTCAATTTAGCTCCATCGTGTTCTCAGAGGTgtttcatttaacaacagtgtggGGGACAAAGTATTCTTCAATGAGAATGGAGAGGTAGTAGCTGGATTGGATATTGTCAACTGGATTCTGCACTCAAACCAGTCCTTTCATCTTGTGAAAGTTGGAAGCATTGCTGACCAAGCATTCACTATCAGAGATGATGGCATAACATGGCACAACTGGTTTAACCAGGTATGGTACAATTTTTAGCAGACAAGGAAGTATTCAAATGTTGAGTGAACATTCACTTCTAATCTGTACATTTAATTTCTTTGGGCAGTGTTCAGCCCAAAGCACAATTTGTGGCTTATATGGCCTAATTATGTGAAGAGggtgcttgcagaaatgtgtctgACTACATGTCCTCtcaaggggacacgggtggtgctgtggtctaaaccactgagccttgggcttgccaattgaaaggtcagcagtttgaatccctgcgacggggtgagctcccattgctcggtcccagctcctgccaacctagcagtttgaaagcatgtcaaagtgcaagtagataaataggtaccaatccggtgggaaggtaaactgcatttccgtgcactgctctggttcaccagaagcagcttagtcatgctggccacatgacccaaaaacagtctgcagacaaatgccggctccctcggccagtaaagcaagatgagcgatgcaaccccagagtcgttcgtgactggactgaactctcaggggtcctttaccttttttttacatgCCCTCTCAAACCCTTCCCATCATGGCTGGTGAAATCAAGTGAGGGAGAGTTGATCCGGTGGGTCCAGGTTGAATATTTCCTTGTGGGAAGGGGTGGTACCTGCTGCTCCATCTACACTTGCTGAGAGAAGCAGATAATGAAATAATAGTCCATATTTACCCTCTAGAAGTAATTTAAAAGAAACTATTCGGATCCTCTTGAAGGACTCATTCCAATAATAATTGTGAAAACTGGCAATTTAATTATAACCTCTGGAATGATGTTCAATATACCATTTTCCCACCCTATATATATTCTGTTGTTTCACCTCTGTTTTCTGCATTCCCCTCTCCTATTCCCTTGTAATAGAttgatttattgtttttattacattGGAAATATTTGCTAAGGGGTAAATAGAGGGAAGAAACTCTGAAGCGGAATGTGACACAGTCACAATTATTAAAAATATGGGATAAGTATAAAAATGAATTAAGTCCAGGTATCTCCCCTCTGGCTTCTGTAATAAAGCTAATAGATTTCTTAGGAGAAATCGGGTATCACATTTCATTAATTACGGGGCAAGGGAGTTCAAAATTTTGAGatttaataaagaaaaatggGATTGTTGCCACCATGTTACAAATATTTTCaataagatgttgtttttgttgaaaATACTGTGcccaaaatatgcattaaaacaaGAGTCAATTTGGAGGGAAATGGCAGTGAACAAATCACTGTCATCTTGTGAAAAGAAATGGAACAAAAAAGATATTCCAGCTCTGaattactctttttaaaaacatggcaACAATAGTGAAATCATACTACTGTGTAGGAAGCAAAATTGCGACCAAATTTATAGAAACCTGTTCAGTTTTTACAATATGTTGTCTGTGTTGGTATAAATAAAAGAATAAcgacaaatccattgaatttgataaggaattgactcaggaagcccatgcagctggacaagaagagaaacttgagagttttgagagtgtgaagaaagagatatatgttgtttctgaggaaaaggaaggaggagatgtaatgttgcagatgacaaaggagagccagaggcctgacatgatggttacaaaggaaaataagaacttgatggtgaaaatttggtctgaattggagactgaagaatggagagatctccttatgtggagatcggaagacccaaggattacaaattcgattaaggtggaagttggagctttggggacatttggacttgaaaggagtaagaaacaagattcaggctccacttttaagtatggaggtctggctggaagaaaattggaccctattggactagtgcttctccgagattcggtgtttaataccaaggactatcaaaaaaaccggcagagaggaactgagagagaattaagagcctcggacatgagatctccaggctgatagtagattgattgatggacgtttgttggggattgaaaccgggaaagggggggtggagtttgggaatccaaagggtgtataattataatctgttttgtttttacttttgttatctgttttgagaattgaggaaatcgtggaagggaatttaggccgactttagaaaaaggttttaagaataagcactgatgtattactattgatgtttataaggcaaaagtggttttttaaaatgaactaaatataaaaaggttaaaaattagggataagaacttgttgaaccaacaatttgaattggaatacaagagggggaggtttggggaagtcagggaaatatgttattgaaaataaggattgtgaattctatgtgtttttaaacttttttgttttttcttttttgattttttaatgtataaacaatggaaaattttaataatttttttttaaataaataaataaaagaataacgCTGTACCATATTAATTGTTtgtagaaaaagaaaatggtggtAGCTTTGAGCCCATTCATACATTACTGAATAGTCTTGTCACTTTGGAAGCATATGGAAAATTCCTGGAAATTTAAGGATTCCAAGCTCTTCATTCTGAACATTGTTCTCCTCTTTCATATTTGGATTAGACGCAGCCTCTTTCCATATGTACCGAGAGTTGCCACCCTGGCTCCAGCAAGaaggtgaaggagggggagccattctgctgctatgattgcatcccatgtccagaaggcAAGATTTCAGAGCAGAAGGGTAAAAAATATATTCTCCTGGTTTACCAAGTAGACCAAATATAATCCAGAGGAATAGGTATACAGaactgcttaaaaaaacaaaagtggtGTGACGTTATTACTCTTCTGCACTCTGGGACATATGTTTTGCTATATATGGTGGGCATCATTCTTTATGATTAAACATGTATTAAAGGTGATATGGTCATATAAGAGCAGATGGTTGCCACATACAT comes from Podarcis raffonei isolate rPodRaf1 chromosome 13, rPodRaf1.pri, whole genome shotgun sequence and encodes:
- the LOC128398884 gene encoding vomeronasal type-2 receptor 26-like, whose amino-acid sequence is MNDKTPGLSFYQMAPQEGQQYMGILSLLLHFRWTWIGLVVMDNDNGEKFVQIVVPLFSKNGVCFAFLERIPGFSFVSETNDMINQGAKIHDKVMSSKANIVVAYGESYSMTMFRWLPYISGLEHMRNKPKGTVWITTAQVEFTSLAYQRNWETDLFNGALSFKIHSSNVPSFPQFVASRIPFSRTEDGFITAFWKQAFGCEFPNIVVDNINGDICTGQEKMESLPGTYFELTMTGHSYSIYNAVYAVAHALQDMSSSVPKRRGMVDERGPKLQNQQLWQLHRVLRGVSFNNSVGDKVFFNENGEVVAGLDIVNWILHSNQSFHLVKVGSIADQAFTIRDDGITWHNWFNQTQPLSICTESCHPGSSKKVKEGEPFCCYDCIPCPEGKISEQKDMNDCQKCTDGNYPNKNQDFCVPKTVTFLSYEEPLGISLACFSLSFALITVLILGTFMKHHDTPIVKANNRDLTYILLISLLLCFLCALQFIGRPEKVTCLLRQTVFGSVFSVAVSCVLAKTITVVLAFMATRPGSRMRKWVGKKLANTIVLSCSVIQVGICTIWLATSPPLPDADRHSMTDEIILECNEGSVTLFYSVLGYMGFLAIVSFIVAFLARKLPDSFNEAKFITFSMLVFCSVWLSFVPTYLSTKGKYLVAVEIFSILASSAGLLGCIFSPKCYIIILRPELNNKEQLIRRKE